A single region of the bacterium genome encodes:
- a CDS encoding bifunctional nuclease family protein: MSMIEMFVAGVAIDPTNNMPIIILKNSDKKRTLPIWIGISEASAIAMKLVGASSARPLTHDLIRSVIEVCKAKILEVNIDGFNGNTFFAKIKIKLGRRTFLIDSRPSDAIALALRAGVSILVDEKVIEQATTVNVTEIEGKTEDFRGLLKDLNTEDFSRYKM; this comes from the coding sequence ATGAGCATGATAGAGATGTTTGTCGCAGGGGTGGCAATTGATCCCACAAATAATATGCCTATTATAATCTTGAAAAATAGTGATAAAAAAAGAACTCTTCCTATATGGATAGGAATATCTGAGGCAAGTGCTATTGCAATGAAATTAGTTGGAGCGAGTTCGGCAAGGCCATTAACTCATGATCTTATAAGATCTGTGATTGAAGTGTGCAAAGCGAAAATATTGGAAGTAAACATAGACGGCTTTAATGGGAACACGTTTTTTGCAAAAATAAAGATTAAATTGGGAAGAAGGACATTTCTTATTGATTCGCGTCCAAGTGATGCAATAGCTCTAGCATTACGTGCTGGTGTTTCTATTCTCGTTGATGAAAAAGTAATTGAGCAGGCTACAACTGTGAATGTTACAGAAATTGAAGGGAAAACAGAAGATTTTAGGGGTCTTTTAAAAGATCTTAATACAGAGGATTTTAGCAGGTACAAGATGTGA